One stretch of Phocoena phocoena chromosome 10, mPhoPho1.1, whole genome shotgun sequence DNA includes these proteins:
- the PRR23E gene encoding LOW QUALITY PROTEIN: proline-rich protein 23E (The sequence of the model RefSeq protein was modified relative to this genomic sequence to represent the inferred CDS: inserted 4 bases in 2 codons; deleted 1 base in 1 codon): WMGXPPPAASARSIWAWGVSSFDPPTGSQRSAPLASGVFPYPGGPPAPYYSVPPALSGDAPSPCAQVGWQTPGSSAPXGCSAGPSRDASRLKTCQVLPSEQASRFSVWAPKLLCSLELCPLPPSPHADPQPEPCCPRPPPGTPQGPPPPLPALINPRSPSPTRGDTAWYPERVQFRGDQAWDRPWEGVAGALGSENTAIGSDKVKGQKQLLGGTAAVFVVAQGGSHSTPGTTSVRL, translated from the exons TGGATGGG CCCCCCTCCAGCTGCCTCAGCGCGCTCAATCTGGGCCTGGGGCGTCTCCAGCTTTGACCCCCCAACGGGGAGCCAGCGCTCGGCCCCCTTGGCCTCTGGAGTATTTCCTTACCCCGGGGGACCCCCAGCCCCATACTACTCCGTGCCTCCAGCTCTGAGCGGGGACGCCCCCAGCCCCTGTGCCCAGGTGGGGTGGCAGACTCCGGGCAGCTCAGCCCC GGGCTGCAGTGCGGGGCCATCCAGAGACGCTTCCCGCTTGAAGACATGCCAAGTCCTTCCGTCAGAACAGGCGTCCAGATTCAGCGTTTGGGCCCCCAAACTGCTCTGCAGCCTAGAACTCTGCCCTCTG CCGCCTTCCCCGCACGCAGACCCTCAGCCCGAACCctgctgcccccgccccccgccgggcACCCCCCAGGGCCCGCCGCCGCCTCTTCCAGCTCTGATCAATCCCCGGTCACCCTCCCCAACCAGGGGAGACACGGCGTGGTACCCG GAACGGGTGCAGTTCCGAGGTGACCAGGCCTGGGATCGGCCATGGGAGGGGGTCGCGGGGGCGCTGGGGTCAGAGAACACAGCGATTGGCAGTGACAAGGTAAAGGGACAGAAGCAGCTGCTGGGAG GGACGGCAGCCGTCTTCGTGGTGGCCCAG GGTGGAAGTCACTCCACACCTGGAACCACGAGTGTCCGGCTCTGA